A segment of the Bacillota bacterium genome:
AAAGAAAAGTGTCTTGTTGGATTCCATTGTAGATAAGGTTTTGGAGCCGAAAATCATTGAAAAAGAAGACCCTAATCTTTATCAGGGGAAAACGGTTACCGAGCGGGAGGGGGTTAAGGGTTATCAAGTTCGCCTTTACCGTGTTATCAAAGAAGGGGCAGTTAGCAAAAGAGAGTTGGTTTCTCAGGATCTTTATCGCCCGGTTAACCAAATTATCCGGGTGGGAACTATGCCCGTACCAGAAACTCCCGTCCCACCTCCGGTTCAGGATCAGTCTCCCGTTCTTCCGGTTGAGCCTCCTCCTGTATCTTTACCTATTTTACCCGATTCTTTAGGGGCTGCTCCTCTACTGCAGGTATCTCCTTCCAACTAATTTTTCTCAAAAAGGTTGTCTTAAATTTAAAATCAGGGGTATAATGAAAAAAAGTGTCGAAAGCTGGAAGTTGGGGAAGATACGGAGATGAACTGGAGGTCCTTCTTTAATCCCATTCTGTACCCTGTGAGGTCGGGTTTGATTTTGTTTTTATTCGGCAGTTTATGGATCGGCGCGAGGGTTTGCGCTGCTTATTTATCGGCTCCGGCAGGCGCAGATCCCGGAACAACCATAATTATCAACATTAAACAGGGTTTTTCTTTAAGGGAAGTAGGAGAACTGCTTGAGCAAAAAAAGTTGATTAAGAGTCGCGCTTTTTTTGTGTTCTACGCGCGTTTGACGGGCAAGGAGAAACAGATTCAAGCGGGGGAGTACCGCATCAGCAGTGCCTGGCCCCTGAAGGAGATCTTAGCGGTACTTGTAGGGGGAAAGGTGCTTTTCCACCGGGTAACGATTCCTGAAGGGTACACCGTAACTCAAATCGAGGAAATCCTGGCCGAAAAAGGGATAGTGGATCGGACGCGTTTCCGGGAGGCTTTAAAATCTGAAGACTTCTCATTGCCTTATTTAAGCCCTGCACCACGGGACCCGCGGCACCTGGAGGGCTTTTTATTTCCTGCTACTTACGAGTTTCCCGCGGGATTAGCGGAAAAAGAAATTATTGGTTTAATGTTGCAGCGCTTCGACGCTGTTCTCACTCCTGAATTACAGCGCCGTTCCCAAGCGATGGGCTTGAGCGTTCGGGAGGTCGTAACGCTGGCTTCCCTGGTGGAGCGGGAAGCGAGGCTTGACGAAGAGCGTCCGATCATTGCGGCGGTTTTTCTCAACCGGCTGCGGCGCGGGATGCGCCTGGAATCGTGTGCCACAATCCAGTACATTTTAGGGAAGCAGAAAGAAAAATTAACTTACCGGGACCTGCAGATTCCCTCTCCCTATAATACCTACCTGCACGACGGTCTTCCCCCCGGTCCTATCGCCAACCCCGGTCTTGCTTCCATTAAGGCTGTTCTCTATCCTGCAGAGGTTGATTATTTATATTTCGTAGCGCGGGGCGACGGTTCGCATTATTTTAGCAGGACTTTAGGAGAGCACCAAACGGCAGCCAGGCGCTATCAGCGTAATTGAAGGATAAACTATAATCCTCCGGTATAAATTCCCCCTTTTTCTCCCAAGCTAGCAATAAGGTTGTCTTTTGGAGAAGGGGGATTTTTTTGCCTCATTTACAGGAGCGCCGGATATCTCTTCTTTTCTTTTTCTTTTTATGTACTTGCCTGTTGCTAGGTGGGCGTCTTGCGTACCTCCAGTTGTTGAAAGGAAAAGAACTGGCAGCTGCAGCCGTAGAAGAGCGAATACTTCGCCTTTCACTCGGTAACTTTTTGAGGGGGGATATTCGGGACTGCAGGGGAAAATCTTTATTGGATTCCCAAACCACCTATGTGCTGGCTATTTTTCCCGATCTGGTTCCCTCCTCCCTGGCCGGTGAGGTGTCCCGTCATCCTTTTCCTCCCCAATTTTCCCGGGAGGAGCAATTAGCAGAAATAATTCTTGGACTCCTACCCCTGGATGGCAAACAGGATGAAATGCGTTCTTTCCTCATGACAGCGTTTGCGAAGCGGTCCCCCTTTTTCTTGCCTGTCTTTTTAAACAGAGAGGAAGCAGAGGATTTAAAAAAAATACACGTGCCGGGGTTTTATGTAATCACCCTCCCCCAGCGCTATGGCCCTGCTGCCCAAGCGAGGCACCTGATCGGTTATGTCAAGGGATCGGTCCTTAAGGGCGAACCCCTGGAGGGGGTAAAAGGAATCGAAATCCTGTACGATAATTTCCTGGCCCCAACAGATCCACAGGTAGAACTCCTTACTGTGATAGACCGGCAGGGGCGTCCCCTGGAGGGTCGCGGGTTACGCCTCCGGGGTAAGGGAGAAGAAGTAGGTCGGGGTAAAAATGTAGTCCTTACAATAGATGGAAGAGTTCAGGGACTTGTAGAAAAACTCATGGACAGCTACCAAATCCGGGGGGCCGTGGCTCTTCTGGATATACCCTCAGGGGAAGTCAGGGCTCTGGCCAGCCGCCCGCAGTATGACCAGAACACAAGTTCCGGTGACCAATTCGACCGGAGCCTCGCACTTTACCACCCCGGTTCGGTTTTTAAAATTGTTGTTGCTGCTGCCGCGCTTGCCGAGGGGAAGGTACGTCCCGAAGAGAAATTTTTCTGTCCGGGAAAGTTTGAATTCAACGAAAAAGAGGCAATAGGTTGCTGGCAAAAGGAGGGGCATGGAAGCCTTAATTTCCGCGAGGCCTTTGCTTCTTCCTGCAATACTGTTTTTGTGGAAGTGGCACTCCGAATCGGCCGCGCGAAATTAGAGCATTATGCCCGGATTTTGGGCCTGGAAGAGGGTTTGGTCGGTTACCCCGCTCTCAAGAAAGGAGGCATGATTCAGATCGGTGCCTATGACGGCCAGTTGGGAAATGCGGCCCTGGGCCAGGAAGGGGTTAGGATCAGCCCGCTTACGGCAGCTTCCCTGGCTGCCACGATCGGGCGCGGGGGAATTTTTGTGCCACCTAAAATCGTAAAAGAAATCAGAGACGACAGGGGGAGTGTGGTGACATCCATTCCCCAACCGGCAACGCGGCGGGTCTTGCCCGCGGCGGTCGCTGCAGAACTTCAAAAAATGATGGAGCTCACAATAAAAGAAGGGACAGGAAAGCGCGCCCGTGTTCCCGGGTTGGGGAGCGCCGGCAAGACGGGTTCCGTGGAGACAGTGCTCCGGGATGCTCAGGGTAATCCCGTTTCTCATGCCTGGTTTGTGGGGTACGCGCCAGTTGAGTTTCCCCAGGTTGCTGTTGCCGTATTTATTGAAGGTGGGGGAACAGGGGGTACGGTTGCAGCCGAAATCTTTCGGAAAATTATGGAAGGGTTACAGGAGATCGACCTTTCTTAATTAATAACCATAATCTACTGCTTTTTCCCGGTTGATCCAGGCAAAAAGGGACAGGCACCTTTTCCTGTCGATCTCCATATGATTTAAGGTGACAGGAATCCGGAGGGGATTGACGTGGTTTCAGAGCTGTTCTTAGCAACAGCTATTTCTTTTCTTAAGGGGCTTGTCTTTTTAACTGCCTACATCAGTAACAGTGTGTTCCCCCAACCCCTTTCAGAAGAGGACGAGGCCTACTACCTGCGCCGTTTGGAGCAAGGGGATGAAGAGGCGCGAAATATCTTAATCGAGCATAATCTTCGCCTTGTTGCTCACATTATTAAAAAATTTGATGTAACTGGCGAAGATCCTGATGATTTAATTTCCATAGGCACAATTGGTTTAATCAAGGCAATTAATACTTTCAACCAGAATAAAGGAACCAAACTGGCTACCTATGCAGCACGCTGTATTGAAAACGAAATCTCGAAGACAATATTATTGCGGTAATAATTACCATACACCTTAAAGATTAGCCCTGGCTGAAATCAACACCAGAAAACATTCTCCACCGTGACCGGCGCCTTGGTTGCGCGGGCAGACGGGCAAGGGCGGCCCTTGGGCCGGGGCCGGGAGGGATACCGGACCGTAGGGAGGATATGCTCACGGCCCGAATCCTTGCCCAGTCCGGGGTGCCCGCGCAGGTATAATCTGGCTGAGCCGGAAGGCTTTAATTTGGGGTTGACAATGACCACGTTCCCATTTTTCCTGTATACGACAGTTTTTCACCCGAAAAAAAGAACCAGGTGCAGTTTAACTGCTCCTGGTTCTTTTTAACGAATCTGGCACGGTGCCTGTTGTATTTGTGGCAGCCGGTAAGGGCCTTGTCTTTTTGTCTTAAGGTTCTTACGGGCTGCCGCTTTTTAAAGACTGTGAAAGCCGTACAAAGAGGTGATATTTTAAGTCTGGTGAATCACATGTGGGGCAATATCTGGGGCGCGTTCATGGTGTATTTTCCTTAGCAAACAGTTCAATTAGGCTATTTCTTATAGGCTGAAATATTTCTGGTTCTAGGCGGCCCAAGTAAGCCTTGACCCGTCGCACATCAACTGCGCGCAGCTGGTCTAATAGGGCTATTGAAGCCTGGGGTATTCCACCGGCACCACGTGGTAAATGACGGTATAAACTCGGGTTTTTCCTGGCCCATGGGCCGCTCTGCGTGGTCAAAGGTACTGCCACCACTACAGGGTAACGTACTGGTCCTTGGGGTATGCCTACGACGATTGCGGGCCTATGACCCTCTTGTTCGTGTCCTTTCGGATCGTGTAGGGGGAGAGCAATCAGCACGACATCGCCTGGTGTTAGTGGTTCATCTTTCATGCCTCCTTGCCTCCCTCAACAACTAAACCTATGCCTGGTTGATAGCGCACTGGCTTGCCCTTGGGCGGCCCTTCAGGCCCCCATTCATAGGGTGGGAGTTCACCCAGGTCGGCCTTTAGCCAATCCTCGTCTTCGGTATTGGCTTTGCTCAAAACAAATTCCAAGAATCTTTTGACCGCTAGGGTCTCCTGTTCTGGTAAGGCGTCAACCAGCCGGTGCAGTTCATCTTTAAGTAGGCTCAAAATCAGAGACCTCCTTTCGATAGCCGCGTAAAAAAGCGTCCAGGACGTCAGCATGAATGCGCCAAACCCGGCCTACTTTGACTCCCGGCAGCTTACCGCGTGCCAGTAAGTTATATACAGTTTTGGGGTGGACGGCAAGACGGTAGGCCGCCTCGGGAACAGTTAAAGCCTTTTCGTTTCCCATAGAAAGAAACCTCCTGTACTTATTATAACTCTTTTCCCATTTCTTGATAATCTCTATTTAGCTGGAGAGTGCTCGAATACATATTTATAAGAGAACGTTGTCAAAAAAAATGCTGCCGAAATTGCTCATCATCAAGCAGTTGCGTCAGTGATTTCTCGAAATATGCCTGGCAGTTGTTAATTACAGCACCTTTTTCAAGTTGTGCTTGCACCGCGAGCGCATAGTCATCACCACCTGCCTTTCAGTGGCGCCGAACTTTTCAGCGTAGTATCTGATAATCAGTTTAGGGTTAGAAAAGTCAATCCGTTTGTCCGTCCGTCTTTTCTGTCTCGACAGAGCTATATCTGGATCTAGATGATGATAGACTGACTGACGGACTGATGGATCTTCTTCCCCTGGGTATTTTTCACTTGGGTATTCTTTGGTGGCCTCACTGACCACCCCGGGTGGTCTTACAGGCCATCCCGGCTGGTCTACCAGACCACCCTGCCTGGTCCCACAGGTCACCCCGACTGTTCCACCAGAACACCCCCGTTCATTTCCATCCTGTTCCCCACAAGAAGTAACAGGGGATTCCGGTAAAGGTTCCGCCGTATCCTTATCGGGGAGCGTTCCCTTTGGCCCCCGTTCCGGCACCGTGGAAGGGCGGATCAGGGTGTAAAGGTTAGAAGTTTGAAAGCCGCGCCTGTCGTAACTTCATACCGCTATGCCGCGCCGGTTGCCGTATGGCCGCTCGAACGAAGCGCGGAGCTTCTCTTGTGGGGAAAGTTCTGTCGGGATCCCCGTCCTCCCAGGATGTTCTAAGAGAAGAGCAGGTAAAATAGTATTTTTCCGAGATGCCGGTCCGGTAAAAACCGGGTTTTCTGACTTTAGAAAAAGCGAAAGGAGCGTGGTTTATCTGGAACTGAACATAGGAGTAGACGTGGGCTACGGCTACGTAAAAGCCGTGAGCAGCGAGGGGAAACGGGTTATCTTTCCGTCGCTGGTCGCTCCCGCAAGGGAACTGGTGCTTGCCGACCTCTCTCTAAACGGCCGGAGGCACCTGAACGATCTCGCCGCGTCCGTAAGCGTCAACGGAGCTGACCCAATCTGGGTGCAGTTCAGCAGGGTGTTAGTCTATCCCCAGGGCGCAGGCTCGCTTTTCGCAGTCTCGAACCTTCCGGATTCAGGAATGATCGGAATAGTCGATGTCGGATATAAGACGACCGACTACCTGACGGTTGAAATCAAAAATAAAAAGGCTCTCCCTGTATCAGGGTTATCTGGTTCCGTCGAAATCGGAGTTTATTACCTGTATAAAGCGGTTGCCGAGGAATACGAACGAGCAACCGGGGGAATCTTGAACGTGGCGAAAGCGGAGCAGGTCGTCAGGAACGGGAAGACGTTCTACCGCGGGAGGGAAATAGATATGACCGGCGCTGTAGCGAGGGCGCGTTTTGAGGTCGCCCGCGCCATCGCTGACAACGTTCTGGCAGCGTTGGGGAGCAGCGCTGATGAGGTTCGGAAGGTCTACCTCGGAGGCGGGGGAATCCTGGAGTTAGAAGAGCTTTCGGAACTTCTTCCCGCCACCGAAGTTCTCCCGGAACCGCAGTGGGCGAACGCCCTGGGATTTTTGAAAATCTGCGAATCGTGGGCCATGCGCAATGGTTTGGCTACTGTACCGGTATCGGATGGGAACAGTTTGGCATAATCTTTTTCGATTTCTTTCCAGGGTATTATCTGAGCCAGTTTGACCCAGCGGTTATTGGCATCGAGTTTCCCTTCAAAGGGAAGTACGAAGTCTTCCAGAACCATCTGGCCAGTGGGACGTCGGTACATTTTTACCTCCATAGTGCAAGCTTTTTGCTGGTTGCGCTTTTTCTTTGGAGATTAATTCGATATTAATACCGCTAAACCCTTGTAGTGTCTGGATCTTTTGGTTATTCAGCAAACCCTACTTAATTAAGGGAAGGTTTTACGGCACTACTAGAGGGAAAATTTACCGTAAATACTGCTATTAAGTAGTTTGAGCTTCAAAAATCTTTTTCATCTGGGTGATCAGCCAGGTTTGAATGGAAACCAATCTCGTGCTTTTCCGCATCGCTGAGAACACGTCAGCATTGGTCCAGGCCGGCCGGGAAACGTGGCCCGAGAGCAGCGAAGGCGCGAAGGACACGCTGGTCTGATAACCTTTGTATATTCGCAATTGACTTCTTCCTGCTCCAGATCATAAGAGCAGGTGGGAACTCAAGAAAGCCGGGGCCGTATTCTTAAAGTTAGATGGCATACGGGGGCCGTCGGGGGTGACCTTTACTCCCAGGTCTGGGGGGCGGTGATGCTGGCGGGTTTGGAGCCCTTTGCCGGCTTTCTTCACACCGAGGACTGTTCAGAACTATCCGGATTGCCGAAACAATAAATAATCGTGATGCGTGGCAGCTTCCGGCCGTTCTCTTGTACGATATCCACCCGGATACTTTCAACCAGCGCCTCCACCAGTTCCCGCCGGGTCTTAAAGTCAGCAACGTCTACCTTTTCCTGAAGTTGCTCCAGGATGGCGCGGGCACTGGCTGCCTTGGCCTTAAAGCTATCCAGTTGAAGCTGTCGTTCCAAAAGGCTTTCCTTGCGGGTGTTTAAGGCTTCAATCTCCTTTGCTGCAGCCAAAAGTTCCGCTTCTGCCTCCTGTTCGGAGATAAGCCCTTTCCTAACGAGATTGATAACCCGGGCCCGCTCTTCTTGTTTGGCAACCAGAGCTTTCTCTATCTCGGCGATTTCTTCTTCCAGAGGCCGGGCATTTTCTATTTGACCTTGGAGCTTCTCTTTGAGAGCATTTACTACCCACCCAGGGTTTTTAACGAAACGTTTCACATCGTTCCATACAATTTCCTCGATCAGTTCTGCCCGGACCACTATCGCGCCGCACTTCGGTTCGGTCTTCCCTCGGAAAGAGGAATTGCCGGTGCAGCGATAATAGAACCGGCCTTTCTTATTATTGCCGTCACCTACGAAGGTCCGGCCGCAAAGGCCACACCGGATGAGACCGCGCAGCAGGTACTGGCGCCGGGCGTTGCGGGAGGCCATAACGAAATTTTTCCGCAGGAGCGCCTGGGTGCGGTTCCAGAGTTCTTCGGAAACGATGGTGGGTACCTCTCTGATTATCCGTTCTTTTTTGGTCTTGTTTTCCTTGCGGTACTCGTGAATGCCTTTATAGGTAGTATTGTTAAGGATCCGGGAAATAAGGCCGGCATTCCATTTACCCGACGTTATAACGTTGGTCCCTTTGGCCTGGTATGGGGTGGGTACCTGCTTGGCGTTAAGGTAATCAGCAATCGGTATGGTGCCCATACCTTCGACGGTATATAAATGGAAGATTAGCCGAACGATCTTGGCCTGCTTTTCGTCAATTTCCAGGAAACCTTCACTGTTGACCTTGTACCCGTAAGGTGGTTTTCCCCCGGTCCATTTGCCGTTCCGCGCGGCCCGGTCCTTACCCAAGGAGGTACGTTCCAGGATGGTGTCCCGCTCTAAGGTGGCAATGGAGGCAAACATCGTCATTGTGAACCGTCCGGCGGGCGTCGAAGTATCAAAGGGCTCGGTCATCGAACGCAGGGTAATGCCGAGCTTATCCAGCTTGTCGAAGACATTTAAAAAGTGCATGGTGTTTCGGGCCAGCCGGTCAATCCGGTAGACCAGCACCATCTCAAACTTGCCTGCTTTAGCGTCTTTTAGGGAGCCTTGCCCCTTCAGGCCTCTGCTCTATGGCGATGGTACCCGTGATGCCGTCGTCTAAATAAAAATCATAGATCTCGATCTCATGTAGGTCGCAGTAGCGCTTAGCGAAATCCACCTGGTTTTCAATCGTCTTGGCCTCGGCCTGTTCATCTGTTGAAACTCGGCAATAGACGGCGGCTTTCATTAATCTGTGCCCTCCTGAGACAGGTTTTGTTTGGAAGATATTTCTGGATAATTCGCCAGTTTCCTTCTTTGGCCGGTTTCTAACCTTTAAGAAAGAAGGATCACGCGATTGTAGCGACGACCCACTCGCCGGTTATGGTGAAACCCATTTTCGCGTAGAGCCTTCCCAGCAGCGGATTATCCCTTTCGTAAAAGAGATAAACCTCCTTCCCTCTTGCTGCCAGATCCCGGCAGAGGTTCACCATGCAGTCCGTGGCCAGCCCCCGGTTTCGGTGTGTCTCATCCGTGAAGACAGCGCCGATCATCGCCATCTCGGGGGTTTCGGTCGTGGTCAGGGCGCAAGAGACGGCGCCGTCGCCTTCTTTAGCGAGGTAGGCGGTGCCGGAGCGCAGGAGGGCGGGCAGCCGGGTTTCGTAGTTGGCCAAAATATCGCTCTTGGCGTAAAGACGCGTCAGAGCGGGCAGATCCGCGCTTGACGCCTTCACGCTGCGGAAAATCTGGGGGTGAGGGAGGCGTTTCGGGCTAAGCTTGCAGAACGAGTAGAACTTTTGCTTGCGTGCAGGTCCACGGACGACTCCGAGCAGTTTAAGTGTCAGATCGCTTCTTCCCAGAACGTGAACGCTTGTCACTGGAGGTATCTTGTCAGCAACTAGGTCGATGAACGCGCTGTCCGCGGCCGAGACACAGCAGTGGGTCGGAGAGAGCAAAAACGCCACTACAATCGCGCCGTTTTTCCGGGCCACCCAGACGGCGGCTTCCGCACCGGGCCGGGCGATTTCGTCCAGGTAGTTGAAGAAGTAGGGGTTGTTGGCGTAGTCCCGTTTCAGGAAAGCCACGAGTTCTTCGGATTCTCCGGTTTTAACGAGTTCCATAACGGCCTCCTTCTAACGCTGGTCGGTGGCCATCTATGGAAGGGCAAAGGTTTTGCAGCCTATTTACCGCTGTGTTCCTTGCCGCAACCCGGGCCGAATCTGTCGGCGTGCAGCTCCCCGGCGGTGGCCCAGTTTTCCCGGTCGAATTCCTCGATGAGCACTGTAACCCATTCGGGCCTGACGTCCAGGGTGGCTGCTACGGCGCCGGTGACGGCTTTGGCCAGTGTCCTTTTCTGTTCAACCGAGCGTCCTTTGGCGAGCTTTACGGTTACAATGGGCATTTTGGTTCTCCTCCTGTCTTCAGAATTATCATATCTCTACGGCGGAGTTCTCCGGCACATACGCGGCGATTTCTGCCGTTACCTCTGCCGCCACAGCCGGTATCCAAAACCCGTTTGTTTTATGACGAGCTTCGCGATCAACGTCCACGCATACTGCTACTACACCACTAAACTCTTATGGTGCTCTGCTGGGTCCCACCGGCATATTTCTCTAAATCACCTATTATTTCCTGCCGCCGTACACCACAAACATACCGTACCTATAAAAACAATCCACATCTTTAAAACCAGTCTCTTTCAGCGCTGCCGGTTGATCTGTGATAGTATCAAGGTTGCGGTAGTGGTTTGGTTCCTTGTAGTTTTGGATGATACTGGTGTAGTCGCCCGCCAACTTTAAAGCAGTTTGTTTCTCAGCTATCCACTCTTTCCACAACGCGCCGCTCCACGATCTGCACATCCGCCGCTTCGAGGTATTTACGGGCGAACTCCTCGTCGGCCCAGTGGCTCTCATCAAATTCGGGCATAACCTTGCCTCTCTTTTTTTAGGATCGAAAGGATGTCCTGGACTTTCAAGGAGGAACTGCCAGTGTCAGGATACCACAAAACGAATGTAGTTGGAAGGGGCATCGAGTTTCCGTCGTTCTTATGCTCACCAGAATAGAGCTTCGACTTTCCAGTAAGTTTCTTATGGTGAAGGGCTATTCCATTTTTTGTGAGGCACCTCTCGTCAAGGGAAAA
Coding sequences within it:
- the mltG gene encoding endolytic transglycosylase MltG, which codes for MILFLFGSLWIGARVCAAYLSAPAGADPGTTIIINIKQGFSLREVGELLEQKKLIKSRAFFVFYARLTGKEKQIQAGEYRISSAWPLKEILAVLVGGKVLFHRVTIPEGYTVTQIEEILAEKGIVDRTRFREALKSEDFSLPYLSPAPRDPRHLEGFLFPATYEFPAGLAEKEIIGLMLQRFDAVLTPELQRRSQAMGLSVREVVTLASLVEREARLDEERPIIAAVFLNRLRRGMRLESCATIQYILGKQKEKLTYRDLQIPSPYNTYLHDGLPPGPIANPGLASIKAVLYPAEVDYLYFVARGDGSHYFSRTLGEHQTAARRYQRN
- a CDS encoding penicillin-binding protein 2; the encoded protein is MPHLQERRISLLFFFFLCTCLLLGGRLAYLQLLKGKELAAAAVEERILRLSLGNFLRGDIRDCRGKSLLDSQTTYVLAIFPDLVPSSLAGEVSRHPFPPQFSREEQLAEIILGLLPLDGKQDEMRSFLMTAFAKRSPFFLPVFLNREEAEDLKKIHVPGFYVITLPQRYGPAAQARHLIGYVKGSVLKGEPLEGVKGIEILYDNFLAPTDPQVELLTVIDRQGRPLEGRGLRLRGKGEEVGRGKNVVLTIDGRVQGLVEKLMDSYQIRGAVALLDIPSGEVRALASRPQYDQNTSSGDQFDRSLALYHPGSVFKIVVAAAALAEGKVRPEEKFFCPGKFEFNEKEAIGCWQKEGHGSLNFREAFASSCNTVFVEVALRIGRAKLEHYARILGLEEGLVGYPALKKGGMIQIGAYDGQLGNAALGQEGVRISPLTAASLAATIGRGGIFVPPKIVKEIRDDRGSVVTSIPQPATRRVLPAAVAAELQKMMELTIKEGTGKRARVPGLGSAGKTGSVETVLRDAQGNPVSHAWFVGYAPVEFPQVAVAVFIEGGGTGGTVAAEIFRKIMEGLQEIDLS
- a CDS encoding sigma-70 family RNA polymerase sigma factor, with translation MVSELFLATAISFLKGLVFLTAYISNSVFPQPLSEEDEAYYLRRLEQGDEEARNILIEHNLRLVAHIIKKFDVTGEDPDDLISIGTIGLIKAINTFNQNKGTKLATYAARCIENEISKTILLR
- a CDS encoding type II toxin-antitoxin system PemK/MazF family toxin, yielding MKDEPLTPGDVVLIALPLHDPKGHEQEGHRPAIVVGIPQGPVRYPVVVAVPLTTQSGPWARKNPSLYRHLPRGAGGIPQASIALLDQLRAVDVRRVKAYLGRLEPEIFQPIRNSLIELFAKENTP
- a CDS encoding helix-turn-helix domain-containing protein, which encodes MGNEKALTVPEAAYRLAVHPKTVYNLLARGKLPGVKVGRVWRIHADVLDAFLRGYRKEVSDFEPT
- a CDS encoding ParM/StbA family protein produces the protein MVYLELNIGVDVGYGYVKAVSSEGKRVIFPSLVAPARELVLADLSLNGRRHLNDLAASVSVNGADPIWVQFSRVLVYPQGAGSLFAVSNLPDSGMIGIVDVGYKTTDYLTVEIKNKKALPVSGLSGSVEIGVYYLYKAVAEEYERATGGILNVAKAEQVVRNGKTFYRGREIDMTGAVARARFEVARAIADNVLAALGSSADEVRKVYLGGGGILELEELSELLPATEVLPEPQWANALGFLKICESWAMRNGLATVPVSDGNSLA
- a CDS encoding recombinase family protein: MVLVYRIDRLARNTMHFLNVFDKLDKLGITLRSMTEPFDTSTPAGRFTMTMFASIATLERDTILERTSLGKDRAARNGKWTGGKPPYGYKVNSEGFLEIDEKQAKIVRLIFHLYTVEGMGTIPIADYLNAKQVPTPYQAKGTNVITSGKWNAGLISRILNNTTYKGIHEYRKENKTKKERIIREVPTIVSEELWNRTQALLRKNFVMASRNARRQYLLRGLIRCGLCGRTFVGDGNNKKGRFYYRCTGNSSFRGKTEPKCGAIVVRAELIEEIVWNDVKRFVKNPGWVVNALKEKLQGQIENARPLEEEIAEIEKALVAKQEERARVINLVRKGLISEQEAEAELLAAAKEIEALNTRKESLLERQLQLDSFKAKAASARAILEQLQEKVDVADFKTRRELVEALVESIRVDIVQENGRKLPRITIIYCFGNPDSSEQSSV
- a CDS encoding recombinase family protein, with product MKAAVYCRVSTDEQAEAKTIENQVDFAKRYCDLHEIEIYDFYLDDGITGTIAIEQRPEGARLPKRR
- a CDS encoding GNAT family N-acetyltransferase; protein product: MELVKTGESEELVAFLKRDYANNPYFFNYLDEIARPGAEAAVWVARKNGAIVVAFLLSPTHCCVSAADSAFIDLVADKIPPVTSVHVLGRSDLTLKLLGVVRGPARKQKFYSFCKLSPKRLPHPQIFRSVKASSADLPALTRLYAKSDILANYETRLPALLRSGTAYLAKEGDGAVSCALTTTETPEMAMIGAVFTDETHRNRGLATDCMVNLCRDLAARGKEVYLFYERDNPLLGRLYAKMGFTITGEWVVATIA